The [Clostridium] celerecrescens 18A genomic sequence TCAGGTACCTTAAATATATTGTAACGGTACCTGATAGAAATGTCAAGAAAAATTTCATAAGGTACCTGTTTATTTCATATGCCTTAGTTTTTGTTATTATAAATTCCTTATAAAAGCAAAAGGAAATTAAATTTATAAAAGCGAAAAAGTCTGAATATAGGAACAATGGGATAACATACCTGGCGCGTGATGCCAAAGATGAAGAATAATGATATAATAAGGAGGGATGCGATGAAAATCATATTATGAAAAGTTTTGCGGGGATAAGAGATAAATGCTTATCAAAGGTGAGTGAGCGATTAAGACGCTTCTATAATAATAAGGTCAGAAAAACAGGGAGAGCTTCTTTATAAAACATCATGTAACAAGGGCACATGATGATTGAATATAAAAATATAAAAATATATTGTATTTTCAGAAAAATTATGGTATGATATCCTTTGTTTGACTATAGGAGGTGGGAAACGTGATCAGGATTATTTTATCAATCATATTTGTTATCATATGTGTTGCTTTATCAGCAATAATCCTTTTACAGGAAGGAAAGAGTCAGGGCCTGGGTTCTATCGGCGGTATGGCTGATACCTACTGGGGCAGAAATAAAGGCCGTTCCATGGAAGGAAAACTGGAGAAATTCACAAAATACGGTGCAGTCCTGTTTTTCATTTTGGCGCTGGTACTGAATCTGAATATACTGTAAAGATTAAACACTCTTGTGATATGGCAACAAGGGTGTTTTTTTCGCATTATAGGGAAGTTTCGTAATACCTACTGGTAAAGTGCAGATAATATATTATGGCTTATCGGAACTTGTAAAGCAAGTTTCGATATAAGGGCTATTTTTAGCCCTTCCATACGATTATCGGAAGTGCTTCTTGCTTCCGATAAAAAAGAAATGATTAAAAAATAGATAAAAATCAAGAGAGGAAGACAATGACAGAAGAACAGTTAACGCAAAGAAAAGCCATGCTTCTCCAGCTGATAAATGATCCTGCCTATGCACCTATGAAATTAAAGGAATTAGCCATTCTCTTTGACATTCCAAAGGATCAGAGGGAAGATTTAAAAGAGGTACTGGATACCCTTTTGGCAGAAGGAAAGATTGGTATATCACAAAAAGGAAAATATGGTAAGCCAGATATCGGCTCCATTGCCGGTGTGTTTTCCGGACACTCTAAGGGTTTTGGGTTTGTAGCGGTAGAAGGGCTGGATCAGGATATTTTTATTCCGGAAGACAAGACAGGCGGAGCGCTTCACGGTGATACCGTGCTGATTACTGCAGAATCAAAGTCAGGAAACGGAAAAAGAGCTGAGGGCCATGTGATCAAGGTGCTTGTCCATGCAAATGAGCAGATCATAGGGTTCTATCAGAAAAATAAAAATTTTGGTTTCGTTATTCCGGACAACCAGAAGATTTCTAAGGATGTGTTCATTCCTCAGGGCAAGGACATGGGAGCCGTGACCGGTCATAAGGTTGTGGTTAGAGTTACAGATTTCGGCGGACCGGAACGTAAACCGGAAGGGATGATAACCGAAATAATTGGCCACGTCAATGACCCTGGCACGGATATTCTTTCGATTGTAAGAGCATATGGACTTCCGGAGGAATTCCCGGACAGCGTAATGAAGCAGGTGGAAGCAGTACCTGATGCAGTGACCGGAAAAGATATGCAGGGCCGTCTTGATTTGAGAAATTTACAGACAGTTACCATTGATGGAGAAGATGCAAAAGATCTTGACGATGCTATTACTATATCTAAAAAAGATCGTGTCTATACTTTAGGCGTTCACATCGCTGATGTTACGAATTATGTAACGGAAAACAGCCCTTTGGATGAGGAAGCATTGAGACGGGGAACCAGCGTTTATCTTGTGGACCGGGTAATTCCCATGCTGCCTCATAAGCTGTCAAATGGGATTTGTTCCCTAAATCAGGGAGAAGACCGGCTGGCCTTAAGCTGCATCATGGACATTGATGAAAACGGTAATGTAATGGGACACAGGATAGCAGAAACCATCATAAACGTGGATCGGAGAATGACCTATACGGCAGTCAACGCCATTATCTCTGACCGGGATGAGTCGGTTATGAAGGAATACGAAGCCTTTGTTTCCATGTTTGATCAGATGAAGGAACTGGCTGATATTCTGCGGGAGAAGAGAAAGAAGAGAGGCTCCATTGATTTTGATTTCCCGGAAACCAAGGTGATTCTTGATGAACGGGGAAAGCCTTTGGAAATCAAGCCCTACGAGAGAAATGCAGCAACTAAAATCATTGAAGATTTTATGCTGATGGCAAATGAGACAGTTGCAGAGGATTATTTCTGGCAGGAGATTCCTTTCCTTTACCGGACCCATGACAACCCGGATCCGGAAAAGATGAAGAGCCTTGCCACTTTGATTAATAATTTCGGATACTCCATCCGTTTTCATAATGGTGAGGTTTACCCGAAGGAAGTACAGAAGCTGCTTGCCAATGCGGAGGATACGCCAGAGGAGGCACTGATCAGCCGTCTGGCCCTTCGTTCTATGAAGCAGGCTAAATATACAGTGTCAAATACCGGGCATTTTGGCCTGGCGGCTAAATATTATACTCACTTTACTTCTCCAATCAGAAGGTACCCGGACTTACAGATCCACCGAATCATTAAGGAGAATTTAAGGTCAGGCTTAGCTGGAAAAAGGATCAGCCATTACGATAAGATTCTTCAGCAGGTAGCCGTCCAGTCTTCTGCCATGGAGCGGAGAGCCGATGAAGCAGAGCGGGAGACCATTAAGCTTAAAAAGTGTGAGTATATGTCTAAACACATTGGGGAAGAGTTTGACGGAGTGATTTCCGGTGTGACAAACTGGGGGCTTTATGTGGAGCTTTCCAACACCGTGGAAGGCTTGATCCATGTGAATCAGCTCCAGGATGATTATTATCACTTTGATGAAGAGCATTATGAGCTGGTAGGTGAAATGACAAGGAAAACCTTTAAACTAGGTCAGCCTATCAGGGTCATGGTATTGGGTACGGATAAGCTTTTGCGTACCATCGACTTTATTCCGGCGAAGAGTTTTGATGAGGAATAACAGGAGGAATGAAAATGGGGAAAGAGAGTTTCAAATTAATTGCCAATAACAAAAAGGCATATCACGATTATTTTATAGATGAAAAATTCGAGGCTGGTATTGAACTTGCCGGAACAGAAGTAAAATCCATCCGCATGGGCAAATGCAGCATTAAAGAGTCCTTTGTGAGAATCGATAAAGGAGAGGTTTATGTCTGCGGCATGAACATCAGCCCGTATGAAAAAGGGAATATCTTTAACAAGGACCCGCTAAGGGTCAGAAAGCTGCTGCTTCACAGGGCTGAGATCGGAAAGCTGGATGCAAAGATTGCTCAAAAGGGCTATACCCTGGTCCCTCTGCAGGTATATTTTAAAGGCAGCCTGGTGAAAGTGGAGATCGGCCTTGCCAGAGGTAAAAAGCTATACGATAAGAGAGATGACATTGCGAAAAAGGATCAGAAAAGAGAACTGGAAAGAGACTTTAAGGTGAGAAATCTTTCATAGAGTGCCACTTTAAGCCTCCTGAATAATCTGTACAGAAAGCTGTTTTAATGCTAAAATAACCTTAGAAAATGTTGGAGGGAAAATGGATGGCATTATATGATTACGTAGGGGCGTTAAAGCGGGGCCGAAGGCGATATCAGGCTTCTGTGTCAAAGGGAGAATATCCGTATCTGCCGGTCCTGGATCAGATCCTGTCTTATACGGATATTGTTTCAGAAGTGAATTTGGGAATCATGGATATTCCTCTGGAAAAGGTGGTGGGTACGAAAACGGAGGGACGCACCAGCGCCTTTGCCAGTAATTTCATGCCTCTATTGTCGGAGAAATCGGAATTTGGGGCGAAATGGGCATATTTATATGACCATCAGATTGAAGAGGGGATCCATGATCCTATTGAAGTCTTTGAATTTATGAACCAGTATTATGTTCAGGAAGGCAATAAAAGGGTCAGCGTCTTAAAATATGTTGGTGCTTTCAGCATCTCTGCCTCTGTAACCCGCCTGATTCCAAAGAGGACTGATGATTTAGATAACAGGCTTTACTATGAATTCCTGGATTTTTACCAGGTTTCCTTTAACTGTGATGTCTGGTTTAGTAAAGAAGGGAGCTACGACAAGCTGATAAAGGCAATGAATAAGAATCCGGGAGAGCCTTGGAGTGAGGATGACAGGATCATCTTCAAATCCGCTTATGACCGTTTTTCCAAAGCATTCCATGCCTTTGGCGGCGATGATTACGATATGACGTGTTCGGATGCGTTCCTTGTTTACGTGGAACTGTTCGGATACCGAATCGTGAAAGACCGGATTGAAGGGCAGATAAAAAAGGACTTGGTCAGAATGAAGGATGAACTGCTCCTGGCCTCCAGAGGCAATAAGATCACTTTGGTTGAACAGCCGGAAGAAATAGAGGAATCATCGGACAATAGCCCCCTTAAGCTCATTAATTGGCTGCGCCCGTTCCAGTCCATTGAACCGGAGATGCTAAAGATTGCATTTATCCATGCAAAAACAGCAGAAACTTCCAGCTGGGCTTATGGGCATGAGCTGGGCAGGATGTATTTAGAGCAGGCTTTTAACGGAGCCGTACAAACGGTTGCATTTTTTAATGCAGATTCTGAGCAGGAGATCGCTAATGCCATTGAACTGGCCATTGGGGCCAGGTGCAACGTAATATTTACTACGGCCTCCCAGATGATCAATTTAAGTGTGAAGGCTGCAATCGATCATCCGGAAGTAAAGGTGTTCAACTGTTCCGTTAATATGTCCTATTCTTCCATCTGTACCTATTATGGAAGAATGTATGAATCGAAATTCCTAATGGGCGCTTTGGCAGCTTCCATGTCCCAGGCCGAGAAGATCGGATATATTGCTGATTATCCGATCTACGGCACCATTGCTAATATCAATGCCTTTGCCCTGGGAGCCAGAATGATCAATCCTTATGCCAAGGTGTACTTAGAATGGTCAAGGGTAAAGGACCGTGATGCTCACGCGGAGTTGGAAAAAGAGAAGGTCACCTTTATTTCAGGTGATGACATGATAACTCCTCAGACGCCCACCAGAGAATATGGACTTTACCAGAAGAACCCTGATGGAACCCTGAAAAATCTGGCGACTCCTATCTGGCATTGGGGAAAGTTTTACGAAAGAATTGTTAATATTATATGCCATGGAGATTTCGGCAGGAAGGAAATGAAAGGGAAACAGGCCATCAATTACTGGTGGGGGATGTCGGCAGATGTGATCGATGTCATTTGCTCTCATAATCTGCCTCACGGAACCAGCCGGTTAATTACACTTTTGAGGAATTCCATACGGGCTGGAAGCTTTCAGCCTTTTGAAGGAACCATTTATTCTCAGGACGGACAAATCCAGTGCAGGGAAAACGAAAGTCTTACTCCGGAAGATATAACTACCATGAACTGGCTGACAGAAAATGTCGTAGGACAGATTCCGGAATTTGATGAGCTTACGGAAGAGGCTCGGTCTCTGGTACGTCTCCAGGGACAGACAATATACGAGAACATGGATATGGAGGAACAGCGTGAAGATCCTGGTACTGTCTGACCATGAGTCAAAATCACTTTATGAATACTATTCACCGGAAAAATTGCAGGATATTGATCTAATTATTTCCTGTGGAGATCTACGAGCGAATTATCTTACGTTTTTTGCAACATTTTCCCATGCCCCGGTCTATTATGTCCGGGGAAACCACGATTGCAGGTATGAGGAATGCCCACCTGAAGGATGTACCTGCATTGAAGATGATATCATAACCTACAAGGGAATCCGGATTATGGGCCTGGGCGGTTCCATGCAGTATATTCCAGGCTCACCGAACCAGTATACGGAACGGGGAATGGAGCGGAGAATCAAAAAGATGTGGTGGAAGCTTAAGAAGAACAAAGGTTTTGATATTCTTGTCACCCATGCTCCGGCATTTGAACTCAACGACTTACCCGATCTGCCTCACCAGGGATTTACCTGTTTTAAAGCACTGATGGACAAGTATTCTCCCAAATATTTTCTTCATGGACATGTCCATGCCAATTATGGTAAGAGTTTTAAGAGGGAAGACCAGTATGGCTGTACAAAGGTCGTAAATGCCTATGAGTATTATATTATAGAGTATCCGGGGAATCCGTAATAAGAGTTAAATGCAAAAGTCATGGAATCAGACATTGATTCCTTATATGGAGCTTTGACGGTCATTGTGGTGCTTGCGGACCGGGCAGTGTTAACGTATCTGTATGACGGATCTTTGGGTATGGAAATACGGAACACCCCCAGGCCAAGCCAAGGAAAGAACATGCAATTAAATACATAGATTAGAAGAAACAGAAAAAAGAGGTCTGCGTTGATAAGACGCGGGCCTCTTTGCTTTATTTTTAGGTATAACCTCAAATTATGATACACATTCCTATTAATTAGTTGACAAAAAGATGCTGGATTGTTATCATTTAAGTTACTATACAAAAAGGCGGGGATATGGATGGAGAGAATCGTATTATCATTGTTGGTTGATAACACCTCCGGCGTTTTGAGCCGTGTAGCCGGACTGTTCAGCCGCCGTGGCTATAATATTGAAAGCCTTACGGTGGGTGTGACTGCGGATGAGAGATATTCCAGAATGACGGTGGTGTCCACAGGCGATCAGGAGATTTTAGACCAAATTGAAAAACAGCTGAGAAAGCTGGAAGATGTCAGGGATATCAAAGAATTAAAGCCAGGTCATTCTGTTTACAGGGAGCTTATACTGGTCAAGGTGCATGCGAATGCCAGCCAGCGTCAGGCGATTTGTGCCATAGCTGATATTTTCAGAGCCACCATTGTTGATGTTGGCAAAGATTCCGTAACCGTCATGCTTACAGGAGATCAGTCCAAGCTTGATGCAGTTCTTAACCTGCTTGAAGATTATGAAATATTAGAGCTTGCCAGAACTGGTCTCACAGGACTTTCCAGAGGCTCTGACGATATTCGGTATCTGCCTTAGGCAGTCAGGATTTGTAAGCTAGAGGTTATTGCCAAAGGCGGACAGTGAGCCGTCGGCATGGTTCCTTTAACAAAATATATCAAGAGTCAGTATATGAGGAGGAAATAAAAGATGGCAAAGATTTACTATCAGGAAGATTGCAATTTATCCTTATTGGAAGGTAAGACCATTGCAGTTATTGGATACGGCAGCCAGGGCCATGCCCATGCGCTTAATTTAAAGGAGTCTGGATGTAATGTCGTTGTAGGACTTTATGAGGGAAGCAGTTCCTGGGCAAAGGCAGAGGCACAGGGGTTAACCGTTTATACAGCAGCAGAAGCTGCAAAGAAGGCTGACATCATTATGATCTTAATCAATGATGAGAAGCAGGCTGCTATGTACAAGGAATCTGTAGAGCCTAATTTAAAGGATGGGGACATGCTGATGTTTGCCCATGGTTTTGCCGTTCATTTTGGACAGATCGTTCCTCCTAAGAATGTTGATGTTACCATGATCGCACCAAAGGCACCCGGCCATACCGTAAGAAATGAATATTTGGTAGGCAGAGGAACCCCATGTCTGGTTGCTGTTCATCAGGATTATACAGGCAAGGCAAAGGACAAGGCCCTGGCTTATGCATTAGCCCTGGGCGGCGCAAGAGCCGGCGTACTGGAGACAACCTTTAAGGATGAGACAGAAACAGACCTTTTTGGTGAGCAGGCAGTATTATGCGGAGGCGTATGCGCTCTGATGAAGGCTGGCTTTGAAACCTTGGTAGAAGCAGGATATGCTCCTGAGAATGCTTATTTTGAATGTATTCACGAGATGAAGCTGATCGTAGACCTGATTTTTGAAAGCGGCTTCGCAGGCATGAGATATTCTGTTTCCAATACTGCGGAATACGGTGATTACATCACAGGACCAAAGATCGTTACCGATGAGACCAAGAAGGCGATGAAGCAGGTTCTTACTGATATTCAGAATGGAAACTTTGCTAAGGACTGGTTGCTTGAGAATCAGGTAGGATGCGCTCACTTTAATGCTGTCAGAAAAAAAGAAGCTTCCCACCAGTTGGAAAAGGTAGGCAGCGAGCTACGTAAGCTTTACAGCTGGAACGACGGCGGAAAGCTGATTGATAACTAAGTTTTATAGCCGCAGGCGGCGGCCTGTTAAATAAAAGATCCCGGAAAAAGACTTGCTTTTTCCGGGATCTTTATTTACTTGAGCAATGAGCCGGCTCCTCTCATGGCATTAAAAAAGTTCTCCATAGCCGTGGATAATCCATTTGGATTATAAGCAAATCCAACGGTTCTCTTCTTAATCGCCGTCTCCATGGGAATCTGGACCAAATCTCCCCGGTCCAGTTCATCCTGGACAAATTCCTTGATCACACATCCGATCCCCAGTCCGATTTTGGCAAATTCGATCAGCAGATCCATGGTAGTGACCTCCAAAAGCTGATTTGGTACAATCTGATTTTCTTTCAGATATTCATCAATATACTTTCTGGTCATGTTGTTCTTATCCAAAAGAAGGATATTTCCTGTCTGAAAGAAATCCGCCTCCGGTCCTTCTCTTAAATACAGGTTATCCAGATAAGATTTCGTAGCCACGAAAATATCATGGATGTCCATAACCGGCTGAAACAAAAGAGGTCGCCGGCTGCTGGGCTCTGCAATCAGACCCAGATCAATGCGCTGCTGTTCCAGCATAATGATTGTATGGGAGGTTGACTGGCTTTCAATGGAAATCTTAATATGAGGATACTTCTCAATGAATCCCTTTAAATAAGGAAGAAGGATATACTTGCAAAGAGTATTGCTGACACCTATTTTCAAGTGTCCGATATTAAAATCCTTCACCCGCTTCAGTTCCAGTTCCCCGCGGTTTAATTCTTCAAAAGCTGCTTTTGTATGATTATATAGAAGCTTTCCTTCTTCGGTGAGCTGTACACCTCTTGAATTCCTTGTAAATAATATCACCTCCAGGCTGTCTTCCAGCTTGCTGATTGATTTACTGATGGCAGGCTGGCTGATATAAAGCTCTTTAGCAGCTTTTGAGATATTTCCGGCTTTGGCAACTTCATAAAATATCTTATATTGGGAAAGGTTATGATCCATGATAAGTCTTCCTCTCATTGAACGATACGTTTTGTACCATTTTATAACTAACTATTATATTAAATATTCGTATTATGTATTTCTATTATACCAATAAGTGTGTTAAAATGTAAAGCGAGAAAAAGATGTTACAATTTAAACTGTAATAGTGATAAATGAACAGGAGGACGCAGACAATGGGAATGACGATGACCCAGAAAATATTGGCAGCCCATGCAGGGCTTTCCGAGGTAAAGGCAGGCCAGCTGATCGAAGCAGAACTGGATCTGGTATTGGGGAATGATATCACATCTCCGGTTGCCATTAAGGAGATGGAGAAGTTTGATAAAGATACAATTTTTCATAAAGATAAGATTGCCCTGGTCATGGACCACTTTATTCCAAATAAGGATATTAAATCAGCAGAAAACTGCAAATGCTGCCGTGATTTTGCCGGCAAACACGAAATTACCAATTATTTCGATGTAGGTCAGATGGGAATCGAACATGCCCTTCTTCCGGAAAAAGGACTGGTGGTTGCAGGAGATGCAGTCATTGGAGCGGACTCCCATACATGTACCTATGGAGCACTGGGAGCTTTTTCTACCGGTGTAGGCAGTACGGATATGGCGGCAGGTATGGTAACAGGAAAGGCCTGGTTCAAGGTGCCGACCGCAATTAAGTTTGAACTGGTGGGGAAACCTTCCAAATGGGTAAGCGGCAAGGATGTTATTTTGCATATCATAGGCATGATCGGTGTAGACGGTGCTTTATATAAGTCAATGGAATTTTCCGGAGAGGGTATCAGGAATTTAACCATGGATGACCGTTTTACTATTTGCAACATGGCCATTGAGGCTGGCGGGAAGAACGGTATTTTCCCGGTGGATGATCTTGCAATCCAGTACATAAAGGATCATTCAAAGCGTGATTATAAAATCTATGAGGCGGATGCGGATGCAGAATATGAGGCAGTTTATACCATTGACTTATCCAAATTAGAGCCAACGGTTTCTTTCCCCCACCTTCCTGAAAATACCAGGACCATCGGCACGTTTGGTGAAATTAAAGTAGATCAGTCGGTAATCGGCTCCTGTACCAACGGCCGGCTTGATGATATGCGCATAGCAGCCGCTGTCATGAAAGGACATAAAGTGGCAAAAAATGTACGCTGTATCGTGATTCCGGCTACTCAGGAAATCTATTTGCAGTCTATGAGGGAGGGCCTTTTAGAAATCTTTATTGAAGCCGGAGCTGTAGTCAGCACACCAACCTGCGGACCGTGCCTTGGCGGCTATATGGGTATTCTGGCGGCAGGAGAGCGCTGCATCTCTACCACCAACCGTAATTTTGTTGGACGTATGGGTCATGTGGAATCAGAAGTATATTTAGCCAACCCTGCAGTGGCTGCTGCAAGTGCGATTACCGGTCATATATGTGCGCCGGATGAACTGGGATTATAGGAGGTTGTAAATATGAAGGCATGTGGATCTGTTTTTAAATATGGAGATAATGTGGACACGGATGTTATCATTCCGGCAAGATATTTGAATATTACAGATGGGAAAGAGCTGGCTAAGCACTGTATGGAGGATATTGACAAGGAATTTGTTACCAATGTAAAAAATGGAGATATTATTGTCGCAAATAAAAACTTTGGATGCGGTTCTTCCAGAGAGCATGCGCCCCTTGTTATCAAATGTGCAGGAATAAGCTGTGTGATTGCCGAAACTTTTGCCAGGATTTTCTACCGGAATGCAATTAATATCGGCCTTCCTATTATAGAATGCCCGGAAGCTGCCAGAGCCATTCAGGCAGGAGATGAGGTTATGGTTGATTTTGACAGCGGTATTATCACCAATAAAACCACCGGTGAATCCTTTGAGGGGCAGGCATTTCCTCCCTTTATGCAGGGGATCATTTCAGCGGGAGGGTTATTTCCCTATATTAATAAGAAGAGATAGCTTTTTTCCATGGAAATTAAGTCCGTAACTGTCAGGAATTGTATTTGACAGTTACGGACCTTTTTGCTGTGGGAAATGTTTTTCCGGCATTGCCAATAAAAGAAATGCATATTATAATTAAAAAAAATTCTAGGAGTTGATCTATATGGTAAAGACAAATGCAATGAGAATGCTTGACAAGGCAAAGGTCGAGTATACCACCAGGGAATATGAAGTAGACGAGCAGGATCTATCCGGCAGCCATGCAGCAGATATGATGGGGGCAGATCATGGAAGCGTATTTAAAACTCTTGTATTAAAAGGAGAAAAAATAGGATATCTGGTCTGCTGCATTCCGGTTGATGGGGAACTGGATTTGAAAAAAGTGGCGAAGGCTGCCGGAGATAAGAAGGTAGAGATGATTCCCATGAAGGATTTGCAGGGAATCACAGGATATATACGCGGAGGCTGTTCTCCCATCGGCATGAAAAAACAATTTCCTACATTTGTCGAAGAAACGGCCCGCTCTTATGAGGAAATTGTCGTCAGCGGAGGCTTAAGAGGACAGCAAATCGTCATTGCTCCCCAGGCCCTTGTTGCGTTTATAAAGGGCAGTTTTGCCCCCCTTACCCATAATTAGTTTACATAATACAAGAAATGCTGTGGACAAGTCATACAGTTGAAGTTGAATAATTAACATAAATGTAACACTATTGTAAAATATGAGTGCAATAATAGCATAAAAAGCAGGGAAATACCTGGGGTGAAATAGTGTATAATGCACAAATGAAAAAGGGGGATGAAAATTTAGAAATTAAAATATCACAAAAATGTTAAATGGGCATTG encodes the following:
- the secG gene encoding preprotein translocase subunit SecG, whose translation is MIRIILSIIFVIICVALSAIILLQEGKSQGLGSIGGMADTYWGRNKGRSMEGKLEKFTKYGAVLFFILALVLNLNIL
- the rnr gene encoding ribonuclease R, coding for MLLQLINDPAYAPMKLKELAILFDIPKDQREDLKEVLDTLLAEGKIGISQKGKYGKPDIGSIAGVFSGHSKGFGFVAVEGLDQDIFIPEDKTGGALHGDTVLITAESKSGNGKRAEGHVIKVLVHANEQIIGFYQKNKNFGFVIPDNQKISKDVFIPQGKDMGAVTGHKVVVRVTDFGGPERKPEGMITEIIGHVNDPGTDILSIVRAYGLPEEFPDSVMKQVEAVPDAVTGKDMQGRLDLRNLQTVTIDGEDAKDLDDAITISKKDRVYTLGVHIADVTNYVTENSPLDEEALRRGTSVYLVDRVIPMLPHKLSNGICSLNQGEDRLALSCIMDIDENGNVMGHRIAETIINVDRRMTYTAVNAIISDRDESVMKEYEAFVSMFDQMKELADILREKRKKRGSIDFDFPETKVILDERGKPLEIKPYERNAATKIIEDFMLMANETVAEDYFWQEIPFLYRTHDNPDPEKMKSLATLINNFGYSIRFHNGEVYPKEVQKLLANAEDTPEEALISRLALRSMKQAKYTVSNTGHFGLAAKYYTHFTSPIRRYPDLQIHRIIKENLRSGLAGKRISHYDKILQQVAVQSSAMERRADEAERETIKLKKCEYMSKHIGEEFDGVISGVTNWGLYVELSNTVEGLIHVNQLQDDYYHFDEEHYELVGEMTRKTFKLGQPIRVMVLGTDKLLRTIDFIPAKSFDEE
- the smpB gene encoding SsrA-binding protein SmpB; amino-acid sequence: MGKESFKLIANNKKAYHDYFIDEKFEAGIELAGTEVKSIRMGKCSIKESFVRIDKGEVYVCGMNISPYEKGNIFNKDPLRVRKLLLHRAEIGKLDAKIAQKGYTLVPLQVYFKGSLVKVEIGLARGKKLYDKRDDIAKKDQKRELERDFKVRNLS
- a CDS encoding BMP family ABC transporter substrate-binding protein, which codes for MALYDYVGALKRGRRRYQASVSKGEYPYLPVLDQILSYTDIVSEVNLGIMDIPLEKVVGTKTEGRTSAFASNFMPLLSEKSEFGAKWAYLYDHQIEEGIHDPIEVFEFMNQYYVQEGNKRVSVLKYVGAFSISASVTRLIPKRTDDLDNRLYYEFLDFYQVSFNCDVWFSKEGSYDKLIKAMNKNPGEPWSEDDRIIFKSAYDRFSKAFHAFGGDDYDMTCSDAFLVYVELFGYRIVKDRIEGQIKKDLVRMKDELLLASRGNKITLVEQPEEIEESSDNSPLKLINWLRPFQSIEPEMLKIAFIHAKTAETSSWAYGHELGRMYLEQAFNGAVQTVAFFNADSEQEIANAIELAIGARCNVIFTTASQMINLSVKAAIDHPEVKVFNCSVNMSYSSICTYYGRMYESKFLMGALAASMSQAEKIGYIADYPIYGTIANINAFALGARMINPYAKVYLEWSRVKDRDAHAELEKEKVTFISGDDMITPQTPTREYGLYQKNPDGTLKNLATPIWHWGKFYERIVNIICHGDFGRKEMKGKQAINYWWGMSADVIDVICSHNLPHGTSRLITLLRNSIRAGSFQPFEGTIYSQDGQIQCRENESLTPEDITTMNWLTENVVGQIPEFDELTEEARSLVRLQGQTIYENMDMEEQREDPGTV
- a CDS encoding metallophosphoesterase family protein, whose product is MKILVLSDHESKSLYEYYSPEKLQDIDLIISCGDLRANYLTFFATFSHAPVYYVRGNHDCRYEECPPEGCTCIEDDIITYKGIRIMGLGGSMQYIPGSPNQYTERGMERRIKKMWWKLKKNKGFDILVTHAPAFELNDLPDLPHQGFTCFKALMDKYSPKYFLHGHVHANYGKSFKREDQYGCTKVVNAYEYYIIEYPGNP
- the ilvN gene encoding acetolactate synthase small subunit; its protein translation is MERIVLSLLVDNTSGVLSRVAGLFSRRGYNIESLTVGVTADERYSRMTVVSTGDQEILDQIEKQLRKLEDVRDIKELKPGHSVYRELILVKVHANASQRQAICAIADIFRATIVDVGKDSVTVMLTGDQSKLDAVLNLLEDYEILELARTGLTGLSRGSDDIRYLP
- the ilvC gene encoding ketol-acid reductoisomerase: MAKIYYQEDCNLSLLEGKTIAVIGYGSQGHAHALNLKESGCNVVVGLYEGSSSWAKAEAQGLTVYTAAEAAKKADIIMILINDEKQAAMYKESVEPNLKDGDMLMFAHGFAVHFGQIVPPKNVDVTMIAPKAPGHTVRNEYLVGRGTPCLVAVHQDYTGKAKDKALAYALALGGARAGVLETTFKDETETDLFGEQAVLCGGVCALMKAGFETLVEAGYAPENAYFECIHEMKLIVDLIFESGFAGMRYSVSNTAEYGDYITGPKIVTDETKKAMKQVLTDIQNGNFAKDWLLENQVGCAHFNAVRKKEASHQLEKVGSELRKLYSWNDGGKLIDN
- a CDS encoding LysR family transcriptional regulator, with product MDHNLSQYKIFYEVAKAGNISKAAKELYISQPAISKSISKLEDSLEVILFTRNSRGVQLTEEGKLLYNHTKAAFEELNRGELELKRVKDFNIGHLKIGVSNTLCKYILLPYLKGFIEKYPHIKISIESQSTSHTIIMLEQQRIDLGLIAEPSSRRPLLFQPVMDIHDIFVATKSYLDNLYLREGPEADFFQTGNILLLDKNNMTRKYIDEYLKENQIVPNQLLEVTTMDLLIEFAKIGLGIGCVIKEFVQDELDRGDLVQIPMETAIKKRTVGFAYNPNGLSTAMENFFNAMRGAGSLLK
- the leuC gene encoding 3-isopropylmalate dehydratase large subunit is translated as MGMTMTQKILAAHAGLSEVKAGQLIEAELDLVLGNDITSPVAIKEMEKFDKDTIFHKDKIALVMDHFIPNKDIKSAENCKCCRDFAGKHEITNYFDVGQMGIEHALLPEKGLVVAGDAVIGADSHTCTYGALGAFSTGVGSTDMAAGMVTGKAWFKVPTAIKFELVGKPSKWVSGKDVILHIIGMIGVDGALYKSMEFSGEGIRNLTMDDRFTICNMAIEAGGKNGIFPVDDLAIQYIKDHSKRDYKIYEADADAEYEAVYTIDLSKLEPTVSFPHLPENTRTIGTFGEIKVDQSVIGSCTNGRLDDMRIAAAVMKGHKVAKNVRCIVIPATQEIYLQSMREGLLEIFIEAGAVVSTPTCGPCLGGYMGILAAGERCISTTNRNFVGRMGHVESEVYLANPAVAAASAITGHICAPDELGL
- the leuD gene encoding 3-isopropylmalate dehydratase small subunit; its protein translation is MKACGSVFKYGDNVDTDVIIPARYLNITDGKELAKHCMEDIDKEFVTNVKNGDIIVANKNFGCGSSREHAPLVIKCAGISCVIAETFARIFYRNAINIGLPIIECPEAARAIQAGDEVMVDFDSGIITNKTTGESFEGQAFPPFMQGIISAGGLFPYINKKR
- the ybaK gene encoding Cys-tRNA(Pro) deacylase, producing the protein MVKTNAMRMLDKAKVEYTTREYEVDEQDLSGSHAADMMGADHGSVFKTLVLKGEKIGYLVCCIPVDGELDLKKVAKAAGDKKVEMIPMKDLQGITGYIRGGCSPIGMKKQFPTFVEETARSYEEIVVSGGLRGQQIVIAPQALVAFIKGSFAPLTHN